One stretch of Oncorhynchus tshawytscha isolate Ot180627B unplaced genomic scaffold, Otsh_v2.0 Un_contig_1932_pilon_pilon, whole genome shotgun sequence DNA includes these proteins:
- the LOC121844246 gene encoding receptor-type tyrosine-protein phosphatase O-like, with product MRRPVIDVSTVNQQKAVSGLMRRPVIDVSTVNQQKAVSGLMRRPVIDVSTVNQQKAVSGLMRRTVIDVSTVNQQKAVSGLMRRTVIDVSTVNQQKAVSGLMRRTVIDVSTVNQQKAVIDQRVKDRRRSLFAFLTLLPSCLWTDYLLAFYINPWSKTALKKRKLTSPVQMDDFDAYLKDMSKDSAYKFSLQFEELKSVGLDLSHDAADLPINRPKNRYTNILPYDFSRVKVIYLHNDEGSDYINANYIPGYKSPREYIATQGPLPETRNDFWNMILQQKSHIIVMLTQCNERRRVKCDHYWPFTDEPVTYGEISVEMLSESESPEWTIRNFRLGYDTSIPSGPTPTTLHYNLNNLCVWT from the exons aTGAGGAGACCAGTCATTGATGTCTCCACTGTGAACCAACAGAAGGCTGTTAGTGGCCTGATGAGGAGACCAGTCATTGATGTCTCCACTGTGAACCAACAGAAGGCTGTTAGTGGCCTGATGAGGAGACCAGTCATTGATGTCTCCACTGTGAACCAACAGAAGGCTGTTAGTGGCCTGATGAGGAGAACAGTCATTGATGTCTCCACTGTGAACCAACAGAAGGCTGTTAGTGGCCTGATGAGGAGAACAGTCATTGATGTCTCCACTGTGAACCAACAGAAGGCTGTTAGTGGCCTGATGAGGAGAACAGTCATTGATGTCTCCACTGTGAACCAACAGAAGGCTGTTATTGACCAGAGAGTTAAAGACAG GCGAAGGAGCCTCTTTGCCTTCCTCACCCTCCTGCCATCCTGCCTTTGGACTGACTATCTTTTGGCTTTTTATATTAATCCTTG GAGCAAGACTGCTTTAAAGAAACGGAAGCTAACAAG ccctgtccagatggatgacttTGATGCGTACCTCAAAGACATGAGTAAAGACTCCGCCTACAAGTTCTCTCTGCAGTTTGAG GAGCTGAAGAGCGTAGGTCTGGATCTTTCCCATGATGCAGCAGACCTGCCTATCAACAGACCCAAGAACCGCTACACCAACATCCTGCCGT ATGACTTCAGCAGAGTGAAGGTGATCTATTTACATAACGACGAGGGATCAGACTACATCAACGCCAACTACATACCA GGTTATAAATCACCCAGAGAGTACATCGCTACCCAGGGTCCTCTGCCTGAGACGAGGAACGACTTCTGGAACATGATCCTGCAGCAGAAGAGCCACATCATTGTGATGCTGACGCAGTGTAACGAGAGACGCAGGGTGAAGTGTGACCACTACTGGCCATTCACAGATGAGCCGGTGACCTACGGAGAGATCAGTGTTGAGATGCTGTCGGAGTCAGAATCACCAGAGTGGACCATAAGGAACTTCAGACTGGGATAT GACACATCTATCCCATCTGGCCCCACCCCTACTACCCTCCATTATAACCTcaacaacctgtgtgtgtggacctGA